The proteins below come from a single Malus sylvestris chromosome 3, drMalSylv7.2, whole genome shotgun sequence genomic window:
- the LOC126615542 gene encoding multiple organellar RNA editing factor 9, chloroplastic-like — MAMAPSLYLTSKALIPTPRPSLLPHSLQPSFSTLRVNSETRPLTRSVPSKLPVRAVNDSDYSSRRSSSNEQRETIMLPGCDYNHWLIVMEFPKDPAPTREQMIETYLNTLASVLGSMEEAKKNMYAFSTTTYTGFQCTVSEETSEKFKGLPGVLWVLPDSYIDVKNKDYGGDKYVNGEIIPGNYPVYQPKKRRESKFESRRYERRRDGPPPERRKPKQEATPSESASG; from the exons ATGGCAATGGCGCCGAGCCTCTATCTCACATCCAAAGCCCTAATACCAACCCCAAGACCCTCCCTTTTGCCTCATTCTCTGCAACCCTCTTTCTCTACGCTTCGAGTCAACTCAGAGACTCGACCTTTGACTCGCTCGGTTCCCTCTAAGCTGCCCGTTCGAGCTGTGAACGACAGCGACTACTCGTCGAGGAGAAGCAGCAGCAATGAGCAGAGGGAGACCATTATGTTGCCGGGCTGTGACTATAACCACTGGCTTATTGTCATGGAGTTCCCTAAAGACCCTGCCCCAACTAGGGAGCAAATGATTGAGACCTACCTCAACACTCTCGCTTCTGTTCTTGGAAG CATGGAAGAAGCAAAGAAGAACATGTATGCTTTTAGCACCACCACCTACACTGGATTCCAATGTACTGTATCTGAAGAAACATCTGAAAAATTCAAAG GATTGCCTGGTGTTCTCTGGGTGTTGCCAGATTCATATATAGATGTTAAAAACAAGGATTATGGAG GTGATAAATATGTTAATGGAGAGATAATTCCTGGAAACTACCCTGTTTATCAACCAAAGAAACGGAgagaatcaaaatttgagagcAGAAGATATGAAAGACGAAGAGATGGGCCTCCTCCTGAACGAAGAAAACCTAAACAAGAAGCAACTCCATCAGAATCAGCATCTGGATGA
- the LOC126615540 gene encoding indole-3-acetic acid-amido synthetase GH3.6-like: protein MPEAPKKFLNPTEDYNLQDKNNKILHFIEEVTKTPHEVQKRVLAEILTRNAHVEYLQRHGLNGHTDRDTFKKIMPVIKYEDIQSDINRIANGDTSHILCSKPISEFLTSSGTSGGERKLMPTIEEELERRSLLYSLLMPVMSQYVPGLDKGKGMYFLFIKSEAKTPGGLVARPVLTSYYKSSHFKQRPYDPYTNYTSPNETILCPDSYQSMYSQLLCGLCQNKEVLRVGAVFASGFIRAIRFLEKHWTILCKDIASGTLNPQITDPSVREAVMKILKPDPKLASFIEGECRRDSWHGIITRLWPNTKYVDVIVTGTMSQYIPTLDYYSNGLPLVCTMYASSECYFGVNLNPLCKPSEVSYTLIPTMGYFEFLPVQRNNGINTNPVSVLKSLNETEHQELVDLADVKLGQEYELVVTTYAGLYRYRVGDVLRVTSFKNKAPQFNFICRKNVVLSIDSDKTDEVELQNAMKNAVNHLVPFEATVTEYTSYADTTTIPGHYVLFWELSFNGTTPVPPSVFEDCCLTVEESLNSVYRQGRASDKSIGPLEIKIVETGTFDKLMDYAISLGASINQYKTPRCVKFAPIVELLTTRVVSNYYSPKCPKWVPGHKQWCNID, encoded by the exons ATGCCTGAAGCACCGAAGAAATTTCTGAATCCCACGGAGGACTATAACCTCCAAGACAAGAACAACAAGATCCTTCACTTCATCGAAGAAGTCACAAAAACCCCCCACGAGGTTCAAAAACGAGTCCTCGCTGAAATACTCACCCGCAATGCTCACGTCGAGTACTTGCAGCGCCACGGCCTCAACGGTCACACTGACCGTGACACTTTCAAAAAAATCATGCCCGTTATCAAGTACGAAGATATCCAGTCCGATATCAACCGTATCGCCAATGGTGACACCTCCCATATCCTCTGTTCCAAGCCCATTTCTGAGTTTTTGACCAG TTCTGGCACATCCGGAGGGGAAAGAAAACTGATGCCAACAATTGAAGAGGAGCTAGAGAGGAGGTCTTTACTTTACAGTCTGCTGATGCCTGTGATGAGCCAGTATGTCCCCGGACTGGACAAGGGCAAAGGAATGTACTTTTTGTTCATAAAATCCGAGGCCAAAACCCCCGGCGGACTTGTGGCCAGGCCGGTCCTAACCAGCTACTACAAAAGCTCACATTTCAAACAAAGACCCTATGACCCTTACACTAACTACACCAGCCCCAATGAGACCATCCTCTGCCCGGACTCCTACCAAAGCATGTACTCCCAACTCCTCTGCGGCCTCTGCCAGAACAAGGAAGTCCTCCGAGTCGGTGCTGTTTTCGCCTCTGGCTTCATCCGGGCCATCAGGTTTCTTGAGAAGCACTGGACTATTTTGTGCAAGGACATAGCCTCCGGGACTCTTAACCCCCAGATTACAGACCCGTCGGTCCGCGAGGCGGTGATGAAGATCCTTAAGCCTGATCCGAAGCTTGCAAGTTTCATTGAGGGTGAGTGCCGGAGGGACTCTTGGCATGGGATTATTACCAGGCTTTGGCCAAACACAAAGTATGTGGATGTGATTGTGACCGGGACTATGTCCCAGTACATTCCGACACTGGACTATTACAGCAACGGACTGCCTCTGGTTTGCACTATGTATGCCTCTTCGGAGTGCTACTTTGGTGTTAATCTAAACCCTCTGTGCAAACCCAGTGAAGTGTCCTACACTCTTATTCCCACCATGGGATACTTTGAGTTCCTCCCGGTCCAGAGGAACAATGGGATTAATACTAATCCCGTCTCTGTCCTCAAATCACTAAATGAGACGGAGCATCAAGAACTAGTTGATCTTGCAGATGTGAAGCTTGGACAAGAATATGAGCTTGTTGTCACAACATATGCTG GACTGTACCGCTACAGAGTGGGGGATGTGCTAAGAGTGACCTCATTCAAGAACAAGGCACCGCAGTTCAACTTCATCTGCAGGAAAAATGTTGTCCTGAGCATTGACTCGGACAAGACTGATGAGGTGGAGCTCCAAAACGCAATGAAAAATGCCGTGAACCATTTAGTCCCGTTCGAGGCCACCGTGACGGAATATACTAGCTATGCGGACACAACAACAATCCCGGGACACTATGTGCTCTTTTGGGAACTTAGCTTCAATGGGACAACTCCAGTCCCACCCTCGGTCTTTGAGGACTGTTGCCTCACCGTCGAAGAATCCCTGAACAGCGTCTACCGGCAAGGCCGGGCCTCCGACAAGTCAATCGGACCACTCGAGATCAAGATTGTCGAGACGGGGACGTTTGACAAGCTCATGGACTATGCCATTAGCTTGGGAGCTTCCATTAACCAATACAAGACCCCTAGGTGTGTGAAATTTGCACCCATTGTGGAGCTCTTGACCACAAGGGTGGTCTCAAACTACTATAGCCCCAAGTGCCCCAAGTGGGTCCCAGGCCACAAGCAATGGTGCAACATTGATTAG